A region of the Campylobacter cuniculorum DSM 23162 = LMG 24588 genome:
CTTCGGGCTAAATTTTTAATGCTCTCATAAACCATATAACCTATAGCATAACCCTCTCTGTCAGGGTCTGTTGCAATGATAACTTCTTTATTTCTGCAAAGATTAATCATTTCATTTTCTCTGTAATTGCCATTCTTTCCCATAGGCACAAATTCAGGCTCATAATTTTCCTCTTGTTCCTTAAAAAAAATGTTTTGACTTAATTCTTTGAAATGTCCCTTTGTTGCAAAGGTTTTAAAACCACTATATTTTTCAACCTTTTCAATCTTATTAGGACTTTCTATAATAATAATGCTTTCACTCATTCTTTCTCCTTTATTATGGTGTGGCTTCGCCATATTCGTTGCTGGTTTTAGTTTTTTTTGCACTATCCATAAGTTGTCGCATTGTTTTGTTTCCCGGTATTGATGAAAGTGTAGCTCTTCCTGCCCCTCCTAAAACTCCCCCTAAAATATTACCTCCTGCAGCCCTTGCCGCAAGTCCTCCTGCAAGTCCTCCTACACCTGCACTTGCCATACTGACTCCTGCTTGTTTTGCTAAAGATAATCCTGCTCCCACACCTCCACTATCTAGTCCTTGAACTCCCATAATTTGACTCACCCAATTAGGAATTTTTGTGAGTAAAAAAATAACAATAATGGTCATAAGAGTCATAGGAAAAAATGCTATGAAGGTATTATTATAAAGCTCTTCTATGGCTTTTTGTTGATTGACGATTTTTTCTAATTCATTTAAGGGTTTCATAGCCAAAGAAAGAATGATTAAGGCTATGCTAGGATAGAGTGAATAGGAAATCACAAGTTTGAGCCAAGAATAAAAATAAGGCTTTAAAGGTTTGATGATTAAAAAAGGTATAACTATAGGTGCAGTTGAAAGCAAAAGCATTGCTATAAAAGAAGAGCCTGTATAGATACAGATTCCTCCTAACATAGCAATAGCAAAAACAAGATAATAGAGCCAATAAAAGAATAAACTGAATAGACATAAAACGAAATATATCTGTTCTCCTATTTTTCCTCCGGGTATAATATTTCCCCATAACCCAAAATCTGACTTATCATTGCAGATTTTTACAAAATCCACAACTAATTTATTCTGTAATGAAAAAGCTTTATTCACAACACTCTCAAAATCTCCCCCATATTGATTAATATCAAATAGAGTGCTTACAGCACTTCTAACCCAATTTGCAGGCAGATAAATCAAGGATAAAAATCCTGTATAAGCATTAAAGGAAGTGAATATCCCAAAAACAAAAAACACCATAACAAGCCATTTGAGGGCTTCAAATATTTCATCTCTTGTAGGATAACCTGTTTTAAGTCTTAAAATCAGCCAATAGATGATAATTATTAAGATAATGGTATAAGCCACTCCATTATGCAAAATGTTTTGCATATTTGAATAGATTGTTTCATAAGCTTGAGTTAAAAGTTTTTGCATAGGTTCTTGTATTAAGGCAATAAGGTTTGATTTTTTAATTGAAGGAGCTTCTTGTCCGCTATTTGCCCACCCCAAATCCAAAAAAACAAAAAACATTAAACAAATCAATAAAATTTTTCCTTTTTTCTCTCTCATTTCTCTACCTCTTTAAAACATGTTCTTTTTCTATTCTTGTTCTTTTTATTGCTCTTTTATTCCCTAAAGGAATGAGCTCTGTAATACTCTTAATTTCTATTTTCTCATTGTCTTTTTCTATAATTTCTTTATTTTCTATGATTTGATAATTTTGTTCTAAACATTCTATTTCTTCTTCTTTATTTTCATTTTTATTCTCACAATCTTTGATTTGTTTAACATCTTTTCTTAGGGTTGATTTGTCTAAATCTAAAAAATCTAATAAATCTAAAATCATCACCTTGCCTTTATATTGAGGAGGCGGGAAATTTTACAATTTTTTAGGGTATTTACTTTGCAACGAAGAAAACCCGCCCCCTGTTCAAATTCAAAAAAATGAATCACAACTTAGCTCACCTATAGACTATAAACTACGACCTTGCTCTTGAGTTCTCTCATTTTGTCTGATGTGTTTTAAACTCTGATGCTGTATCTTTTGATAGTCTATGCCCTTGTATTGAGAGGTTAGAAAATTATTCAAATCCTGAGTCACTGCCTTACCTAGTTCTAAGAAATCTAGGTTGCTTCTAAAGTCTCTTGGTCTGTCTTTTTCAAGCTCTCTTCTTTGTTTTAAGGATTCTAAATCCCTTTGTTTGAGTTGGCTTTGGTCTAAATTATCAAACTGAGACACATGATAAAGTGTGATTGTTTCGAGCTTAGGCTCTTTAAGAAACACCTTTTCTTTAACAGGTTCTTGTGTGATATTACCCTCCTTATCTTTAACCTCTCTCATCAGCGGTTTTCCATGACTATCAAGCTTATTGACATACTCATGATTGACCATGTGAGTGACCTTAACACCTCTTACATATTCCTTTTCGCCTTTTTCGTTGATTTGGAATTTAAGAGTGCCATGTTTAAGATTCGCCTGTCTCATTGTGATGAAATTTGAATCTTCATAGCCGTTAATTTCTTTTGCCGCCCTTAAAACTAAAGAGGCTATTCCATTATAAGGTTTGCCTGTGGAAGCATTATAAGGTATAGTATTGTCAATCTCTTTAGAGCTCATGCTTTTATTCCAAAAGCTCTTTTTCTCCCCTATACTCTTAGCAATAATCATCTTATAATAAGTATTAATACTCTTAAGACGCTCTGCATTGCTTCTATCCTCCCATTGAGTGTAGTCCTTTGTTGTTTCTTTTTCTGCAGTCACTTGTTTTTCATCTTTTCTGTTTTTCATTTTTTATCCTTTTTCTGTTGTTAAGTTTCATCTGTTGTGTCTAAGCTTGTATCATCTTCATCAATGAGATGTTCGAATAATTTCGCCTCATCTGCATTGAGTGTGATACTTGCACTCTCGCCGATACATTCCTCGAAATTCTTAATGGTTTCATTAATCAATCGAGCTTTTTCTTCTTCTTCTTTTTGAAGCCTTTGTGCGACTGTCATTTTTTCTCCTTTGAATGTTTTTAGGATATAGAGCTATATCCTAATTTAGATTTTTTAAAAAAATCCAAACTAGGATATAGGCTATTGAGCCTTTATCCCTAATTTTTCATAATCCTCTTTTGTATCATCTCTTTTCACATCGAGCAAAGCAGATTCATTGTCTTCATTCTCTGTTTGTTCTTTCAGCTCTTCTTCACTTAAAACCTTTAAACTATCAGCCCCATTCCAATTCTTATTCTTAAACCAATAAGGCACTTTACATTGTATAGGGTGCTTATAAAAACCCTTCACTAAAACGAGTAAATCCTCATTGCTCATATTCTTTAAATCCTGTGCTGAAACGAGTTTTTTACCCTCCTTAGATAAAGAAGCATTGGATTTAAAGAGATCTAAATTACCCTTTGAAACAGATTTTTTCTCATGTGTAAAATCTCCTATGAGCTCACTTGTATCCTTAGCGTCTTTCTCACTATTCATAGTAAAAATCACTTGATAGCCTGAATTATTCTTAATGATATTCATATCATCCTCACCATAATATTTTTTAATCTGCTCATAGCTTTGTGTTACAAATACAGGTAAGAGTCCATAACTTCTACAAAGTGCAGGAGCTTCTAATAAAAAAGGCATTTTTCCAAAGCGGACAAATTCATCTAAAAAGCAATAGATGAATTTATTCTTATCTCCGCATTCCTCTCCACTCATCAATCTTTTAAACAAGCTCTCTATAAAGATACGCACCAAAGGAGCTAAAATATCCATATCCTCTGTTTGTATGACAATATACATAGAGATTCTTTTCTCTCTTAAATCCTCAAAGCTAAAACTCATCTTACTCGTTGCATTTGCCACTTGAGGATTTGAAAAGACTTTCATATAAGTGTCAAAGGTGGATTTTATACTTCCAAATTCATTCTCTGATATGCTTTGATAAGCCCTTGCTTGATTGCGTGTATTCTCATCAATACTCTCATCAAAGCTTGTTTGTTTCAGCCAAGTTTTCCATATCAAATTATTATCTTGACTCCTAGTTCTGTTGTTTGGGTCATCTTCATTTTCTTCTGTTACTTCGTAATAATATTCCTCATCAATGAAGTCAAAATAATCAGCCTTAGGAGCTTGATAGAGTTCAAACAAAGAGGTCTCTTGTTTTTTCTGCATAAAATATTCTGCAAAAAACACAAAGAGAGTCTTTGCACTTGTAACCCAATGGTCACTTTCTTTTCCTTTTTCTGCCACAAAAATTGTTGAAGCAATTTGTTCAGCAAGTTTTTTTATATGTATGTATTGCATTTTTTCCACAATGGACTTATCAAAGGGATTGAAAAACAAAGTATTATCCCAAGAAAAAGGGGAGAAAAGCTGAATTTCATTGTTAAAATGCTTTTGCCTATAACCCGCAGTCTTTGCATAGAGCTCTCCTTTAATGTCTGTGACGATACAAGAATTAGGCACAGATAAAAGATTAGGAATGATAATCCCTGCTGTTTTACCCGAACCCGGACTTGCAACCACAAGAGAGGAAAGCGGTTTGGTTGCCCTAATGAGTTTATACTCGCCCTTATGCATTAAAGTGCCTAAGATGAGACCCTCCTTATGATTAATGCCCATTCTTTCAAAATCACTTTCCTTTGCAAAAGAAGCCGAGCCATAATCCTCACTCGTGCTATTTTTTGGCATAATCCACCAAATAACATACATAGTTAAAGGAGCAACCAAGCCTATAAAGGCTATATAAGCTTTAAGCTTTAAATGAGGATTGCCTAGATTATTTAAGAGTTTCACACCCACATCAAAGAGGGCTAAAAAGTCTGGCTTAAAGAGTATCTTAATGAGTATAAAATACATTAAAACGCCTAAGAGTGCTGTGATAAAAAATCCTGCTATGGTCTTTTTTGTGCTGACCTTATTCATCTTTTAATCCTTTTTTTATTGCTAAGAGAAAGCGGACTTTGAGACCATTTTTCTTCATATTCTTTGATGATTTTTGAAAAATCAATAAAGAGCTTTTCAAGCTTTTGTTTTGAGAGCTCTTCAGTGCTTACATCAATATTGAGATGATAAGCGATTTGATTGAGATTAACCCCATATCTTTTGATTTGAATCACAAGCTCTTTATTGATTTGATTAAAATTTTTAATCTCATTTAAAAGCTCAAAATGTTTTTGTGAAAACATCAACTTCCTAAACAAAGAGGATTTGCTTTCCTTTTGAGCCTTACAAATTTTGTTAATTTCTTCTTTTTCCTTTTCATCTTTCACATAAAGGCAAAGGTGGATTCTTTTTTTCTCTTTCATTCTAAAAAATATCCTTTATTCAAAGAGAGTTCATTCTTTAAATCCAAAATGTCTGTGATGACTCTTGCTCCCATTTCTCTTTTAATCTGTATGATATAATCAATGGCTGTGATAATGCTTTCAATGAGCATATTATTATCAGGGTTTTGCATATCTCCTGCAAGGGCAACATTTTGCTTAATGGCTTTAATCGCCGCCTTAGGGTCATTGGCATGGAGTGTGGATAAATTCCCTGCATGTCCTGTATTATTAACCCTCAAAAAAGAAAAGGTATTCCTTATATCTATCTCACCTAAAAACAATCTATCGGGTCTTAAACGCATAGCATTATCAATGGCACCCCTATAAGAATAGGATTCATTGCTGATTTTTGGCACAGCAAGATTAATCTTGTTGGGCACAGGCACATTGAGTTCTTGTGAATCCTCAATCGTTACAACGCGGTCTTTTTTATCGATATTATCCATTAAAGAATTAAGAAAACTCGTCTTACCTGTTCCTGTTCCTCCGCTGACTAAGATGTTCTTTTTTTGTCGTATCAAATCCCTAAGCTTATCATGCGTCCAGCCCTTGCTTTGACATTGTGCAGAAATGACAAAATCCTCAAGCTTAAAAGGCTTTGTGCTTGGAATACGAATGCTAAGAGAAATGTCTGCATTAAAGAGTGTGCTTTTATGTTGAGCCTGTATTCTGTATCTTGGATAGGGATAAGGCAGTTCCGCACTCAAATAGGGATTGCTCTCATTGAATTTAAGTCCCCTTCTGTTGGCTAATTCAATGACAAAGCTCTCTAAAAATTCATAATCGAGCCTCTCATCTTCAATCCTCTCCCATTTATCGCCCAAATCAAACCATACTTCCTTAGGTTCATTGATACAAAGTTCAGTGGCGTCGCGTCTTAGATAGGGGTCTAAGATTTCTAATTGATTCTCTAAAATCAAACTCATAATTTATCCTTTTTCTCTTTCAATCGGGTCAATTTTTCCTTTTCCTTTTTCAATTCCGCTTCTTTTGCTTCAATGATTCTAAGCTGATTGAGCATTTCTTTATTAATCTTATCCCTTTGACTCCTCTTTTTATCCTCTGAAAGAATCTCATCCTTAATCTTTTGATAAGAACTTTGTTCTTTTTGAATGAGTTTTTCATTTAAAGCTTCATTGTTTTGTAGAGCTTCCATAATATTTCCTTTCTTTTTTTCTTAATTTTTTTTCCATAATTTCATCTTTGCTTTGAAATTTTGGAGGGCTTGGTTTAATGTCCTCCTCCTCAAATAAAGAATGTTTTAATTCCTCCTCTTTAATGTGTTCTTTTTTCATTTCTTCTTTGAGTTCTTTAAAAAATTTATTGCCATTAATATTAACAATCATCTCTCACTCCTCTATAAAATATTTCATCAACACTTCTTTGTTCTTAGGTTTGGAAAACCACATATGCTGTGTTGGCACAATGTAAATCCTTGACCCTGCTTTGATTTCAATCGTTGGTTTGATTTGACTTTGTTGTTGGATGATATCATCGACGATGGTGCCCACATCACTTTTAGCATTGGAATAGAGCTCTTGAGTGTATTGATTATTGCCCTTATCCACCTTAGAGGAAATGGTTAAGAGCAGGGCGTTTGTGAGCGTAGAAATTCCATAAGCTATCCCATATCTTTCAAAATACTTATTGTTTAAAGCCCCAATAGCCCCACTCATACCCATATTATCTGCAACAATAGCGTCAGTGAGTAAGATATTAATGCCTTGAGGTGTGATAATCTCCCTCCATTTAATCTCCAATCTGTTTTGACCGATTTTATTGTCGTTTTGATAAAAGCCTATGGCTTTAGACCCTCGAGGAATGAGCACAGCTTGACCCATAGCCGCATAGATGTCTTGCTCAACTTGAGCAGTGACTATACCGCTTAAATCACTTGAGATTGCTGTTGTGAGTGTGGCTGGAATCAAGCGTCCTGCTCTAATCATTCTATAGAGTCTGTGTTCATTTGTGGAAATGTCTATGCTTTTTTGATTAGAAAAACCATCATTTCCAAAGCGTGAATCATTACTAAAATCTTTAATCTCACTATTGCGACTTGCCAAAATACTATCTCTTAACAATTTCTTAATCCTTGCGTTTTCATCATAGACCATAGAATTTTGCAAAGCTTTATTCTCATTTCTTAGCTGTTCTAATTTTTGCTTAGCCTCTAAAGCCTTACTAAGATTATTGTCTTTAACATCTTTTGAGACATTATTCTCTCTATTATTCTCTCTATCCTTCTCATCCATATTAAGCAGTTCTTGGATTTGAGCGTTTTCATTCTCACTCTCTCTTATTCCCGCCTTATAGATATAATCACTCACAGGAAATTTAGAATTAAAAAGCTCTTTTAAGTCCTTATTTTTTGCATAAGAGCTTTGAGTTGCATTCTCTTCTTTAAATAAATCCTCTTGAGCATAAAGAGCCAAGCAAAGCATTAAAGAAATTGTTATTTTTTTCACCTTATTCCTTTTTACTCATAATTGTAGATTTTATATTCTGTATTGATTTGTTTTGTTTGTTGCTCTTTAGGCTCTATTCTTTCAACACAGACATAAGAATCACCTAACATAATGCTAAATTGTCGGGCTGTGGTTTCAGCAATGATATAATTGCCAATGACTCGAGTCTCTATAGGAGAGTCTTGTTTATCCACAACAACAAAGACTGAAGGAATTTGAGGCATTTTCTCCTTATCGTATTTAAAATAAGTGAATTGCTTATCATTAAAAATCTCCTCTGCTAAGAGCCAAGCATTTTCCTTTTTAGCCTTTTGTTTATAATGCTTGTATATATCACTTCTTTTCACTCTCACTTCCGCAATGCCCTCTTTGATGATGAGATAATCCTTATCAAGGAGTTCTTTCTTTTCCTCAAGTTCCTTTTGACTTTGCTCATCCTTGATATACACAATCAAATCAGGGTTTTTTGAACTCTTATAATCTGTTGAATAGATATAAAAATTGTGCAATTTATTGTCCTTAGTAAAAATGGTTAAACTTGTATCTATACCGATTAAAAGAGGTTTGATAGCAATTGCATTAGGAAGATTTGGAATCTCTTCAATCTTAAAACCTGTATTATCTCCTAAAATATAACTTTGAATGTCTGTTTGAAAAATGAGCGTGGTTGCCATAGCAAAGCGGGTTCTAATCTTTTGTGTCTTATCCGCTTCAAACATAATATTCGTTGTGTTTTCAAAGCCCTTATACTTTTTACTGAAAAAGCTTTGTTGTAGGGCTTTGAGATTTTGATTTCTTATAGCATTTTTCATCAAAGCAAGTTGGTCTTCATCAATTTGGTTTTGATTTTCATAGTTTTGCAAAGCCATAGTATCCTCATAGAGTTCTCTGTGATTGTTTGCATTCATCAAATCCGCATTATTATCCTTTGTCTGGGCTGAAGTGGAAAAATTATCTTGCACATATTTATTGAGGGCATTTCCACTCTTTGTATCAAGTTTATTATTGAATAATGTTTCTCCTTGTTGGGCTTGTTCAGCAAAAACTAGATTGAAAAACAAGGCAGACACTAAGATGATTTTTTTCATTGCTTTTCCTTTTCATTAAAATTAATATTAGATAGGGCATATTCTTTGACCACAAAGCCTGTAGGATTGCTCAAATTAGAACTATAGGTGTCCTCATTGGGCACAAAGTCATAATTAAGAGTGGCTCTGTAATTAAACCATCTTAATTCTGTCCTTTGTTTATTGCTTTGTTCAATGGTAAAATCAACGGTTGCAACATTCTTAGAGAGTATGGCAACATTGATAATCTTAACCGCTCTGTAAAGATTGCTTGTTGTATAAACAGAGTTTTTACTCTTAACAAGGTTTTGAAAGGCTTCCCAAACACTCCTATCACTTTGCACTCTTATGAGTTCATACCTTTGAATGTCATCAATTCTGTTAATGCTCTCTCTGTTTTGCACATAACCTGAGATTATGCTTTTAAGTAGTCCCACATCGCTTCTAATGTCTAAATTGGCTTCAGCAATCTTAACAAAATTACTCTCTGCATTAGAAAACATCACCAAATAAGGTTTAGTCTCTTTAAGAGGCGTTAAAAAGCTTATGGCTAAAGCCAAAAGCACAATGATAAAGGCTAAAATGATAATGGTATAGAGCATATAGGCTTTAACATTTCTTTCAAGCTTATAGATGAAATGAGGGTCTTTCTTATTATCCTTTACAATCATCTTAAGAAACCTTTACAATATCATAATTACAAGCACAAGGGCTTTTCTTTGGAATTTCCTTGCTCTTACTCGCACAAGCTGTAAAAAATAAAACTCCAAAAAGTGTGATACAAATTAATTTTTTCATTCCTCTTCCTCCTTTGTTGAAATGTCTTGTTTAACCTGTTCTTTTTTCTCTTTCTTTTCTTTTTCTAATTCTTCTTCAAGCTCTTTTAACTCATCCCTTTCATTGCTCTGTCTTAAATAATGACTTCTCCATTCATTAGGGTATTGCTCTTTAAGCCTTTTCATAAGCATGACATTATCACTTGAGCTCGAATACACTTTAAGATGAGAGCCAAGTTTGCTCAAATCAACATCCAAATAAGCACTCTCATTTCTTAGCCTCATCTTATCAAGCACTTGTCTTGCCTCCATAGAGGTTGTGGCAAGAAATTTAGCCTCTGCAGGAGTTAATCCTATGAGTTCCTCTAGGGCTTCAAGTTCTTTGGTATTGCTTGTAGGAAAAATAATAAAATTTGCAATATTGTTTAAAAAACTTGAAGCATAGTTTTGTTGTTTGAAAAGAGTTATGGTTTGATAACCCATACACATAATCCCTCCTATTTTTCTTACTTCCAAAATGGCTTCAAGGATTTTTTTACCCATAAGCTCATCAGACAAATAATCTTTGAGCTCATCAATGAAACAAAAGAATCCTCTTTTGCTCTCATTGTTTTTGGCTGAATTTTTAAGCTTATGAAAGATATACATAGCACTCAAACCTGCAATCTTAGGATTGTTTAAAATAGAATCCATATTGAGAACAGAGAGCTGTTTGTTAAAATTAAGAGCGTCCTCAACATTATTAAAGATACTATTTCTATAATTTTCAAATCTTATCTTTAAATTACTCTCCTTATTGCTCTCCGTCAAAGAGGTGAGGAAATTCTCAAAACTTAAAGTCTGCTCCTCTTTCTTACCCATTCTCAATCTTTTGAGTGTGGATTTAATGTCATTTCTTGCCTCGTGTTCCTCTTCTTTCAAACCCGCAGCCATTTCTAACCATTCCTCTAAAAAAGAGACATTTTCAGGGCTTGGATTATTAAGCAAGGAAAAAGGATTGAGTTTAAATTCCTTAGAATCGCTATCGTGGTATTCTCCATTCATATATTGTGTAAAATTAAACATCCCTCTTAGCTTATCCATAGCAAAAATATCAATCTTATATTTAAACAAATTTGTCATCAAAAATTGAGTGAGTGTGGTCTTACCTGCACCTGTTCCGCCTATAATTAAAGTATGACCATTAGGCTTGTCTCCAAATTCTTGGAAATGAAAATTAAACAAGAAAGGAGTGCCATTGAGATGTTTAAATTGTGTCACAGCCTCCTCGCCCCAATCATTGCGGTTAAAGCCTGTCACCTCGTTTTCAAAATTCATAATGGTTGCGACATTAGAAACCTTTAAAGTCTTTTTCCTTGCATTCAAATTGCCTCTGCTAGGAAAAAAAGAAAAAAATAAAGCCTTTTGATTGATACTTTCTCTCACCACATTGAGGTTTTGATTTTTGAGTATGCTCATAATTTCTTGGGTTTTAAGCTCTAATTTTTCCAAATTCTCATCTTTTAAAAGCATAGAATAACTCACTTTTAAAAGATTTTCCTTATCAGCCTTAACAAGCTCCATAAGCGTATCTAATTCCTCTTTGATAATCTCTTGTGAGAAGACTCTTGTCTCTTTAATCTTTTTAATGGCTTTTTCTTTTGCATAGGGCTGAATGTGTGCAAACACTAAAAACTCATTATCATTTTTCACAATATTGCTAGAGATTAAGGATTTAATCGTATCACTCTCATAGGCTTTAATGCTAATGAATCTTGCAAAAATCTCTTTGCCCTCATTTGTGTTAAAGATGAAATGACTCTTTTTAAACTCAAGGTCTGAACTCATATAAGAATCACTTAAAAGCTCATAATTGTATTTGAGCTTTGTCTCACTTGCATTCGCATAAGAGGCATAAAAATTAATCACTTCATCATTATGCATTAAACGCGGTTTATAAGAACCTAAACGAGTCTTAATATCATTAAAGGTCTCATTGAGTATATTGAGCTTAATCCTTAAATTCGCCTCACTCTTTTGAGCCTTTGTATCTTCAGAGCTTTTTTCTTTAATGCTTTCTAAAAATCCTGTGATGTTTTTATTAATCGTAGAAATCATTAAAAAATAACGCAATCTGTAGATATTTTGACTCTTTTGCCATTTGGAAGTTATCTCATTTGCATAGACATTCTCACTCTCTAGGGGCAGATGAGACACATCAGCAACCTTATCTTTTTTTACAATGATATTGAGTTCAATTTGAGGGTGCAATCTGGTAAAAAAATTCACTCTTCCGCTTAAACGATTGAGCTCCTCATCTAATTCTATAGCTGAATAAGACACGCCTTTTAATTCTATGCCCATACTCAAATTTCCATCGCGAGTGAGTATGAAATTTTCTTTAAATTTACAAGCAATATTTGTCTCTTCATCAACAGAACAAAGCTTAGGCTCTGCTAAGTTGAGTAAATTATCCGCACCTTGATTGATGTGATTGAAAGTATTTAAAATATTGTTTTCTTTTTCATCATTTTTAACAATATTTTTATCCTTGTTTTGAGTGTTTTTCTTTTTCAAATTATCTAAAAATGAAAAAAAATTTTTTCTCATCTCTCTTACCCTTAAGCATAAAATTTATTTGCAGAAATTTTGAATTTTGAACCGATAATCTCATAAATATCCTCGTCCAAAAATTCTAAAACTGAAAAGATTGCATATAAGATGACAACAACAGCTAAGGAATAAAAAAACAAGATGAACCAAGAGATAAATCCAGCGATGATAATGATAAACCATGACTTAGGAGTGAGACCCTTTATCTTAGTTTTTTTAGTCAATTCTGCAATACAAGTTGTTGTAATCATTTTTCTTTCCTCTTAGGTAAAAGTTCCTGCCAAACCATAAATCACACCGATTAAAATTCCTGCTCCAAAAAGAGACTTTGCATGAGTTTTAATCATCTCCATATTAAGATAAGCAATGATACACATAACAATAAACCAAAGCACACCAACGACCATTGTAAAAGTTTGTATCATACTTGCAATGGACGCACCCGCTTCAGTGATTTGTGAATTGACATCACCTTCTAATTGTGAGAGCACATTATTGCCCTTTGCATATAAAAAGAGAGGGGCAAAAACAAATAAAAAAGCAAAAAATCTTTTTATTTTTTTCATGTTTTTCCTTTCAAATAAAAAAATAAAATCTAAGTGTATTTAAAATCAAAATTTTAAAAAAGTGCGACTTTTTGCGGAAAGGTTTTTTATTTTTTGCTGTGAAAAATGTAAG
Encoded here:
- a CDS encoding type IV secretion system protein, whose amino-acid sequence is MREKKGKILLICLMFFVFLDLGWANSGQEAPSIKKSNLIALIQEPMQKLLTQAYETIYSNMQNILHNGVAYTIILIIIIYWLILRLKTGYPTRDEIFEALKWLVMVFFVFGIFTSFNAYTGFLSLIYLPANWVRSAVSTLFDINQYGGDFESVVNKAFSLQNKLVVDFVKICNDKSDFGLWGNIIPGGKIGEQIYFVLCLFSLFFYWLYYLVFAIAMLGGICIYTGSSFIAMLLLSTAPIVIPFLIIKPLKPYFYSWLKLVISYSLYPSIALIILSLAMKPLNELEKIVNQQKAIEELYNNTFIAFFPMTLMTIIVIFLLTKIPNWVSQIMGVQGLDSGGVGAGLSLAKQAGVSMASAGVGGLAGGLAARAAGGNILGGVLGGAGRATLSSIPGNKTMRQLMDSAKKTKTSNEYGEATP
- a CDS encoding ArdC-like ssDNA-binding domain-containing protein; protein product: MKNRKDEKQVTAEKETTKDYTQWEDRSNAERLKSINTYYKMIIAKSIGEKKSFWNKSMSSKEIDNTIPYNASTGKPYNGIASLVLRAAKEINGYEDSNFITMRQANLKHGTLKFQINEKGEKEYVRGVKVTHMVNHEYVNKLDSHGKPLMREVKDKEGNITQEPVKEKVFLKEPKLETITLYHVSQFDNLDQSQLKQRDLESLKQRRELEKDRPRDFRSNLDFLELGKAVTQDLNNFLTSQYKGIDYQKIQHQSLKHIRQNERTQEQGRSL
- a CDS encoding type IV secretory system conjugative DNA transfer family protein, with product MNKVSTKKTIAGFFITALLGVLMYFILIKILFKPDFLALFDVGVKLLNNLGNPHLKLKAYIAFIGLVAPLTMYVIWWIMPKNSTSEDYGSASFAKESDFERMGINHKEGLILGTLMHKGEYKLIRATKPLSSLVVASPGSGKTAGIIIPNLLSVPNSCIVTDIKGELYAKTAGYRQKHFNNEIQLFSPFSWDNTLFFNPFDKSIVEKMQYIHIKKLAEQIASTIFVAEKGKESDHWVTSAKTLFVFFAEYFMQKKQETSLFELYQAPKADYFDFIDEEYYYEVTEENEDDPNNRTRSQDNNLIWKTWLKQTSFDESIDENTRNQARAYQSISENEFGSIKSTFDTYMKVFSNPQVANATSKMSFSFEDLREKRISMYIVIQTEDMDILAPLVRIFIESLFKRLMSGEECGDKNKFIYCFLDEFVRFGKMPFLLEAPALCRSYGLLPVFVTQSYEQIKKYYGEDDMNIIKNNSGYQVIFTMNSEKDAKDTSELIGDFTHEKKSVSKGNLDLFKSNASLSKEGKKLVSAQDLKNMSNEDLLVLVKGFYKHPIQCKVPYWFKNKNWNGADSLKVLSEEELKEQTENEDNESALLDVKRDDTKEDYEKLGIKAQ
- the mobC gene encoding plasmid mobilization relaxosome protein MobC, whose translation is MKEKKRIHLCLYVKDEKEKEEINKICKAQKESKSSLFRKLMFSQKHFELLNEIKNFNQINKELVIQIKRYGVNLNQIAYHLNIDVSTEELSKQKLEKLFIDFSKIIKEYEEKWSQSPLSLSNKKRIKR
- a CDS encoding ATPase, T2SS/T4P/T4SS family; protein product: MSLILENQLEILDPYLRRDATELCINEPKEVWFDLGDKWERIEDERLDYEFLESFVIELANRRGLKFNESNPYLSAELPYPYPRYRIQAQHKSTLFNADISLSIRIPSTKPFKLEDFVISAQCQSKGWTHDKLRDLIRQKKNILVSGGTGTGKTSFLNSLMDNIDKKDRVVTIEDSQELNVPVPNKINLAVPKISNESYSYRGAIDNAMRLRPDRLFLGEIDIRNTFSFLRVNNTGHAGNLSTLHANDPKAAIKAIKQNVALAGDMQNPDNNMLIESIITAIDYIIQIKREMGARVITDILDLKNELSLNKGYFLE
- a CDS encoding DNA type IV secretion system protein ComB10; translated protein: MKKITISLMLCLALYAQEDLFKEENATQSSYAKNKDLKELFNSKFPVSDYIYKAGIRESENENAQIQELLNMDEKDRENNRENNVSKDVKDNNLSKALEAKQKLEQLRNENKALQNSMVYDENARIKKLLRDSILASRNSEIKDFSNDSRFGNDGFSNQKSIDISTNEHRLYRMIRAGRLIPATLTTAISSDLSGIVTAQVEQDIYAAMGQAVLIPRGSKAIGFYQNDNKIGQNRLEIKWREIITPQGINILLTDAIVADNMGMSGAIGALNNKYFERYGIAYGISTLTNALLLTISSKVDKGNNQYTQELYSNAKSDVGTIVDDIIQQQSQIKPTIEIKAGSRIYIVPTQHMWFSKPKNKEVLMKYFIEE
- a CDS encoding TrbG/VirB9 family P-type conjugative transfer protein, translated to MKKIILVSALFFNLVFAEQAQQGETLFNNKLDTKSGNALNKYVQDNFSTSAQTKDNNADLMNANNHRELYEDTMALQNYENQNQIDEDQLALMKNAIRNQNLKALQQSFFSKKYKGFENTTNIMFEADKTQKIRTRFAMATTLIFQTDIQSYILGDNTGFKIEEIPNLPNAIAIKPLLIGIDTSLTIFTKDNKLHNFYIYSTDYKSSKNPDLIVYIKDEQSQKELEEKKELLDKDYLIIKEGIAEVRVKRSDIYKHYKQKAKKENAWLLAEEIFNDKQFTYFKYDKEKMPQIPSVFVVVDKQDSPIETRVIGNYIIAETTARQFSIMLGDSYVCVERIEPKEQQTKQINTEYKIYNYE